One Bradysia coprophila strain Holo2 unplaced genomic scaffold, BU_Bcop_v1 contig_476, whole genome shotgun sequence genomic region harbors:
- the LOC119082751 gene encoding transient receptor potential cation channel protein painless-like, giving the protein MVFETERFETILIECIESRNDHQFQYILDELILNPNKRLKCFNGLSTFEKVLTIPNSRKLIELCVCNGCDFYKKNPDGIYPLRHAVGSLCADNLIAILKPNKESFTPLCDDHFVATQYSAIINEKSDGGNNYLHLLGNNITECNYAELSKMIMAMLVNGCNVNLPNGQQETPFYLLLKNPIVENNLLTFIVDNVRIDYYTHNSKNIHMLMEERGLATRMSKKMDFTVDTNYMVQHLDDWHETQLVDNLKRWKRDTKDLDDGIMELLEAAIVKNLPEAVAIVMDLCPDINGISKNGKFKMTPAFLACMFGHYQVLKVLLSNQKLSFQSTSLQRNLLHQIISSEAIDPVDRQKTFDLIIADRRCTLDVINQPDSENRVPLLLACQHECDDIVKELLIRGAYIGYDSVLTYIKKDTLEEFLDECVKCSGDINDRDREIYIDYKFLMPPQRNEPEITSAYLICANSKLKEVILHPVMASFVLLKWRKIDFIVYFNLLVYFGFMIFLGYIIVNFHYVPNRFKYDEEYCDTTIEFHDIWMKVNLKYVFNIRSENVSDPNITITQLLFENRYAIRSLYNDTYNDNNFEKITNILSQWDSNLEINELKTGLRQYFADHAFSYWFGIFGLTLMAGYEVVQCAMSYKKYFLKPINWLDILLILTSFFVLIGNWKLEYSHDDFKQLCVIMILLMAAQSIQLFSKVSAFSLSLHMAILNKVCRTFLKTFAPYLIFISAFGMSFFALNSAETSAHFSANKLNIDDNIDDNIDDNKEDNKEDNKEGFSDTFTSTISTIRMMLADFSVVHITSADHFQGILFVAFMMLISIVLLNLLNALAISDTNRIMEVAEFVETKKRISTIRSYDNLHSFLKVSYANVFPKLTTIMITPNKNSFVKVKRRMQIVDNVTIPMQKTGKVSNFECLYDDWWFLKNELKPVTFDEKFINKILDFVKDRKDMDKINQELYEVRAAQVDMCKAQEDIYKELLRIASQCEPSKTIEEVSHL; this is encoded by the exons ATGGTTTTTGAAACCGAACGTTTTGAG ACCATTCTGATTGAGTGTATTGAGTCGAGAAATGATCACCAGTTTCAGTACATTCTGGACGAGCTGATATTGAATCCGAATAAAAGGCTGAAATGTTTCAACGGACTGTCAACGTTCGAGAAAGTTCTAACGATACCGAATTCGAGGAAACTCATCGAGCTATGCGTTTGCAATGGATGCGATTTTTACAAG AAAAATCCTGATGGAATATATCCACTACGCCATGCCGTTGGTTCACTCTGCGCTGACAACCTAATCGCAATATTGAAGCCGAATAAAGAGTCCTTCACACCATTATGCGACGATCATTTTGTAGCCACTCAATATTCAGCgatcataaatgaaaaatcggaTGGAGGAAACAACTACCTCCATCTGTTGGGTAACAACATAACTGAATGCAATTACGCAGAACTTTCGAAAATGATTATGGCCATGCTGGTGAACGGTTGCAACGTGAATCTGCCGAACGGACAACAAGAAACGCCCTTTTATTTGCTGTTGAAGAATCCGatcgttgaaaataatttgttaaccTTCATCGTCGACAACGTACGAATCGACTATTATACGCACAATAGCAAAAACATCCATATGTTGATGGAGGAACGAGGATTGGCAACCCGAATGAGtaagaaaatggattttaccGTTGACACGAACTACATGGTCCAGCATCTTGACGACTGGCATGAGACACAATTGGTCGATAATCTTAAACGCTGGAAACGGGACACGAAGGACCTTGACGATGGGATCATGGAATTGTTAGAAGCTGCAATCGTTAAGAATTTACCCGAAGCTGTTGCCATTGTAATGGATCTTTGTCCGGACATCAAtggaatttcaaaaaatggcaaattcaaaatgacGCCGGCATTTTTGGCCTGTATGTTCGGACACTATCAAGTCCTGAAGGTCCTACTTAGCAACCAGAAGTTGTCATTTCAGTCGACGAGTCTGCAAAGGAATCTGTTACATCAAATAATTTCTTCCGAAGCCATTGATCCTGTCGATCGCCAGAAAACCTTCGACCTAATTATCGCTGATCGACGATGCACGTTGGACGTGATTAATCAGCCCGATTCTGAAAATCGAGTGCCTCTGCTTCTCGCCTGCCAGCATGAATGCGATGACATTGTGAAGGAGCTGCTGATACGTGGAGCCTACATTGGTTATGACTCGGTATTGACTTACATCAAAAAGGACACCCTTGAAGAGTTCCTGGATGAATGCGTGAAGTGCTCCGGCGACATCAACGACAGAGACCGTGAAATTTACATTGACTACAAATTCTTGATGCCTCCGCAGAGAAATGAGCCGGAAATCACATCAGCTTATTTGATTTGTGCAAATTCGAAGCTGAAAGAAGTTATCTTACATCCAGTCATGGCTTCATTTGTGCTGCTCAAGTGGCGGAAGATCGACTTCATCGTTTATTTCAACCTTCTGGTCTATTTCGGTTTCATGATTTTCTTGGGCTACATCATCGTGAACTTTCACTATGTGCCCAATAGATTTAAGTACGACGAAGAATATTGCGACAccacaattgaatttcatgaCATATGGATGAAGGTAAATCTGAAGTATGTTTTCAATATTCGATCGGAGAACGTGAGTGACCCGAACATTACAATCACTCAATTGCTATTCGAGAACCGGTACGCAATACGTAGCTTATACAACGACACCTACAACGAcaacaatttcgaaaaaattacCAATATCCTTAGCCAATGGGACTCAAATCTGGaaattaatgaattgaaaaCGGGATTGCGACAATATTTCGCCGACCATGCGTTTTCTTATTGGTTCGGAATTTTTGGACTCACGTTGATGGCAGGCTACGAGGTTGTTCAGTGCGCTATGTCGTACAAGAAATACTTTCTTAAGCCGATTAATTGGCTGGATATTTTGCTGATCCTTACCTCTTTCTTCGTTCTCATCGGAAATTGGAAATTAGAATACTCACATGACGATTTCAAGCAATTGTGTGTTATCATGATTCTATTAATGGCCGCTCAGAGCATTCAGCTCTTTTCCAAAGTGTCCGCTTTTTCATTGTCTTTGCATATGGCAATACTGAACAAAGTGTGTCGAACATTCCTGAAAACCTTTGCCCCgtatctaatttttatttcggcATTCGGCATGAGCTTTTTTGCCTTGAATTCAGCGGAAACTTCAGCGCACTTCAGCGCCAACAAACTCAATATAGATGACAATATAGATGACAATATAGATGACAATAAAGAAGACAATAAAGAAGACAATAAAGAAGGATTTTCAGATACTTTCACATCGACAATTTCCACTATTAGGATGATGTTAGCGGATTTTAGTGTCGTTCATATTACGAGCGCCGACCATTTTCAAGGAATTCTATTTGTAGCATTCATGATGTtgatttcaattgttttgttgAATCTATTAAACGCTCTGGCAATCAGTGATACCAATCGAATAATGGAAGTGGCTGAATTTGTCGAAACAAAGAAACGAATTTCTACTATACGCAGCTATGATAACCTGCACTCGTTCCTCAAGGTGTCATACGCCAATGTGTTCCCCAAACTGACCACAATTATGATAACCCCGAATAAAAACAGCTTCGTAAAAGTTAAACGAAGGATGCAGATTGTAGACAACGTTACCATTCCAATGCAAAAAACCGGAAAAGTCTCTAACTTTGAGTGTCTTTATGACGATTGgtggtttttgaaaaatgaattgaaaccTGTAACATTCGACGAGAAattcatcaacaaaattcttgatttTGTGAAAGATCGAAAAGACATGGATAAAATCAACCAAGAGCTGTATGAGGTCCGAGCCGCCCAGGTAGACATGTGCAAAGCTCAGGAAGACATTTACAAAGAATTACTGAGAATTGCAAGTCAATGCGAGCCGTCGAAGACAATTGAGGAAGTCTCCCATCTTTAA
- the LOC119082539 gene encoding craniofacial development protein 2-like — MRIGSWNVRCQTYRPGGLMKLTNELKKAKVDIAAIQESGYNQNAQTSRFNGYTTFHSSNSRDHVLGTAFMVATKKEHLVLDFRKVNERLCVLRLKGRFKNYSVINVHAPHNESVEGDKDDYYEALARAYDELPAHDIKIVIGDFNAKVGKEEVYRPTIGRYSLHENTNENGQRMIFFAAERNLVVKSTFHKHKSRHLATWKHPNDNLPANQIDHLLISGRHLTDVIDVKSCWKANVDSDHYLVVSTLRAHLARFHNGRSETVRRFAVEKLKDTRIAETFADNISTKLQQLRQAQPGDTPPEWLSVSDVIKQEAIDTLGYQRPNDFKTWFDAECADVTDRKNAARIEKESARTRERKTEADQR; from the coding sequence ATGAGAATTGGATCCTGGAATGTAAGATGTCAGACTTACAGGCCAGGAGGATTGATGAAACTGACAAATGAACTGAAGAAAGCCAAAGTCGACATTGCTGCTATTCAAGAGAGCGGTTACAATCAAAATGCACAAACTTCCCGCTTCAATGGCTATACCACATTTCATAGCAGCAACAGTCGAGACCATGTACTTGGTACTGCCTTCATGGTAGCCACAAAAAAGGAACATCTGGTACTGGACTTTCGAAAGGTCAACGAGCGCCTATGCGTGTTACGTCTGAAAGGCCGTTTCAAAAACTACTCCGTGATAAACGTACACGCACCTCATAATGAATCGGTGGAGGGTGATAAGGACGATTATTATGAAGCGCTTGCAAGAGCCTACGATGAATTACCGGCACACGATATTAAAATCGTTATAGGAGATTTCAACGCCAAAGTAGGCAAGGAGGAAGTGTACAGACCAACAATAGGAAGGTACAGTCTGCATGAAAATACGAATGAGAACGGTCAGCGTATGATTTTCTTCGCTGCCGAAAGGAACCTGGTTGTGAAAAGTACTTTCCATAAACATAAAAGCAGACACCTGGCTACCTGGAAGCATCCCAATGACAATTTGCCAGCAAATCAGATTGACCATCTACTGATTAGCGGGCGGCACCTCACCGACGTCATTGACGTCAAGTCATGTTGGAAAGCAAATGTCGACTCTGATCATTATCTGGTTGTGTCAACGTTGAGAGCACATCTAGCCCGGTTTCATAATGGACGTAGTGAAACTGTGAGGCGTTTTGCGGTGGAGAAATTAAAGGATACACGGATAGCGGAGACGTTTGCTGATAACATTAGTACAAAGCTTCAACAATTACGACAAGCTCAGCCAGGCGACACTCCTCCCGAATGGCTATCGGTGAGTGATGTGATTAAGCAGGAAGCAATCGACACCTTAGGATATCAGAGGCCTAATGATTTTAAGACCTGGTTTGACGCAGAATGTGCTGATGTTACAGATCGTAAAAATGCTGCACGAATTGAGAAGGAATCGGCGAGAACTAGAGAACGGAAAACGGAAGCGGATCAGCGCTAA